Proteins co-encoded in one Neodiprion lecontei isolate iyNeoLeco1 chromosome 3, iyNeoLeco1.1, whole genome shotgun sequence genomic window:
- the LOC107226114 gene encoding THAP domain-containing protein 5 isoform X1, producing MQKMQSCCITGCDSYKETNNKRIGYFKFPLHNTSLLNRWLLQINNTGFKLSETSQICSEHFQRNYIDWHLNKKNPHLLPNAVPTIFPCERKMPGNKGIDHQVKTQSQNTVQVKPATTLLQINESQISEEITHESEPHRSKVTLLKRKPAVPVALVHAKHCESIETEMKFGIDSKLRKILSKPNEEVSTTELSSEKPLLKIIVYKKLSDVQVTLNPMQFETIYLPAHKENEDHSKNVTFEKKVWISKQSNQSIDEKNFTGSENSSSKSTISSISNEISTPKVKQYTNNKSKPKNTSCVPTLVKSKSKITSQGQMYSHSTVSKVQSPNSEDRQDSDQLRERLKELKARRQREQSKITRLQFHLTQLEKKIEESSHEKVVLPSSTLRSKPTGPKSTWLIREKEEYEKLLKDVREMKLKVLRQRHTRELEKVRKLQIQMANLSKKMKENDEREIAAMSNLRRTRNATIPNWMKREEDEYEKLLQDVRKIKQSYMLRQSKQISTKPNSPNTAPSETASSDDECILIETIPETIELMEEIEVIEKIKDESRLMHRIEEGSARMKTDGYSQTAENSRDCGEIIEEIDEEWIEISGCVKAYRS from the exons atgcaaaaaatgcaaagctGTTGCATCACGGGTTGTGATAGTTATAAAGAAACTAATAACAAGCGTATCGGATATTTTAA ATTCCCTCTGCATAACACATCATTACTCAACAGATGGTTGCTACAAATTAACAATACAGGATTCAAGCTATCGGAAACTAGTCAGATATGCAGCGAACACTTTCAAAGGAATTATATTGATTGGCacctgaacaaaaaaaatcctcatTTGTTGCCTAATGCTGTACCTACGATATTTCCCTGTGAGAGAAAAATGCCTGGTAACAAAGGAATTGATCATCAAGTAAAGACACAGAGTCAAAACACAGTACAAGTGAAACCTGCCACTACGTTACTACAAATAAATGAATCACAAATATCTGAAGAAATAACTCATGAAAGTGAACCGCACCGAAGTAAGGTAACATTGTTAAAACGAAAGCCTGCTGTGCCTGTGGCACTAGTACATGCAAAACACTGTGAATCAATTGAgactgaaatgaaatttggaaTAGATTCCAAGTTAAGAAAGATTTTATCGAAACCAAACGAGGAAGTTTCCACCACTGAGTTAAGCAGTGAGAAACCTTTACTTAAGATAATCGTATATAAAAAACTTTCCGATGTTCAAGTCACTTTAAACCCGATGCAGTTTGAAACTATTTATTTACCAGCTCacaaagaaaatgaagatcATTCTAAGAATGTCACATTTGAAAAGAAAGTGTGGATTTCAAAACAATCTAATCAAAGTATTGACGAAAAGAACTTCACAGGCAGTGAAAATTCGTCAAGCAAGTCTACAATATCCAGTATttccaatgaaatttctacACCAAAAGTAAAACAGTATACTAATAATAAGtcaaaaccaaaaaatactTCTTGTGTGCCAACTCTAGTGAAATCAAAGTCGAAAATCACATCTCAAGGTCAGAT GTACAGTCACTCAACTGTCAGCAAAGTTCAATCTCCAAATTCTGAAGACCGTCAAGATTCTGACCAACTTCGAGAACGGCTTAAGGAATTGAAGGCGAGACGACAACGGGAACAGTCAAAAATCACAAGGTTACAATTTCATCTGACACAACTAGAGAAAAAGATCGAAGAAAGTAGTCACGAAAAAGTTGTATTGCCTAGTTCGACACTACGGAGTAAGCCGACTGGGCCCAAATCGACCTGGTTAATACGCGAAAAGGAGGAAtatgaaaagttgttgaaagATGTCAGAGAGATGAAACTCAAAGTGCTAAGGCAGAGGCACACGCGAGAATTGGAAAAAGTCAGGAAGTTGCAGATACAAATGGCTAACTTGAGTAAAAAGATGAAGGAGAATGATGAAAGAGAAATCGCGGCAATGTCTAATTTGCGACGCACACGCAATGCAACCATACCCAACTGGATGAAACGAGAGGAGGATGAGTATGAAAAACTACTCCAGGATGTGAGAAAGATTAAACAAAGTTACATGCTGCGCCAGTCAAAACAAATTTCCACTAAACCAAATTCGCCCAATACTGCTCCTTCAGAAACAGCTTCAAGCGACGATGAGTGCATATTGATTGAAACAATTCCAGAAACAATTGAACTGATGGAAGAAATTGaagtaatagaaaaaataaaagatgagAGCAGGCTGATGCACAGGATTGAAGAGGGCAGTGCCCGAATGAAAACTGATGGATACAGTCAAACTGCAGAAAATTCGAGAGATTGTGgtgaaataattgaagaaattgatGAAGAATGGATTGAAATAAGTGGTTGTGTAAAAGCATACCGATCTTGA
- the LOC107226114 gene encoding uncharacterized protein LOC107226114 isoform X2 encodes MPGNKGIDHQVKTQSQNTVQVKPATTLLQINESQISEEITHESEPHRSKVTLLKRKPAVPVALVHAKHCESIETEMKFGIDSKLRKILSKPNEEVSTTELSSEKPLLKIIVYKKLSDVQVTLNPMQFETIYLPAHKENEDHSKNVTFEKKVWISKQSNQSIDEKNFTGSENSSSKSTISSISNEISTPKVKQYTNNKSKPKNTSCVPTLVKSKSKITSQGQMYSHSTVSKVQSPNSEDRQDSDQLRERLKELKARRQREQSKITRLQFHLTQLEKKIEESSHEKVVLPSSTLRSKPTGPKSTWLIREKEEYEKLLKDVREMKLKVLRQRHTRELEKVRKLQIQMANLSKKMKENDEREIAAMSNLRRTRNATIPNWMKREEDEYEKLLQDVRKIKQSYMLRQSKQISTKPNSPNTAPSETASSDDECILIETIPETIELMEEIEVIEKIKDESRLMHRIEEGSARMKTDGYSQTAENSRDCGEIIEEIDEEWIEISGCVKAYRS; translated from the exons ATGCCTGGTAACAAAGGAATTGATCATCAAGTAAAGACACAGAGTCAAAACACAGTACAAGTGAAACCTGCCACTACGTTACTACAAATAAATGAATCACAAATATCTGAAGAAATAACTCATGAAAGTGAACCGCACCGAAGTAAGGTAACATTGTTAAAACGAAAGCCTGCTGTGCCTGTGGCACTAGTACATGCAAAACACTGTGAATCAATTGAgactgaaatgaaatttggaaTAGATTCCAAGTTAAGAAAGATTTTATCGAAACCAAACGAGGAAGTTTCCACCACTGAGTTAAGCAGTGAGAAACCTTTACTTAAGATAATCGTATATAAAAAACTTTCCGATGTTCAAGTCACTTTAAACCCGATGCAGTTTGAAACTATTTATTTACCAGCTCacaaagaaaatgaagatcATTCTAAGAATGTCACATTTGAAAAGAAAGTGTGGATTTCAAAACAATCTAATCAAAGTATTGACGAAAAGAACTTCACAGGCAGTGAAAATTCGTCAAGCAAGTCTACAATATCCAGTATttccaatgaaatttctacACCAAAAGTAAAACAGTATACTAATAATAAGtcaaaaccaaaaaatactTCTTGTGTGCCAACTCTAGTGAAATCAAAGTCGAAAATCACATCTCAAGGTCAGAT GTACAGTCACTCAACTGTCAGCAAAGTTCAATCTCCAAATTCTGAAGACCGTCAAGATTCTGACCAACTTCGAGAACGGCTTAAGGAATTGAAGGCGAGACGACAACGGGAACAGTCAAAAATCACAAGGTTACAATTTCATCTGACACAACTAGAGAAAAAGATCGAAGAAAGTAGTCACGAAAAAGTTGTATTGCCTAGTTCGACACTACGGAGTAAGCCGACTGGGCCCAAATCGACCTGGTTAATACGCGAAAAGGAGGAAtatgaaaagttgttgaaagATGTCAGAGAGATGAAACTCAAAGTGCTAAGGCAGAGGCACACGCGAGAATTGGAAAAAGTCAGGAAGTTGCAGATACAAATGGCTAACTTGAGTAAAAAGATGAAGGAGAATGATGAAAGAGAAATCGCGGCAATGTCTAATTTGCGACGCACACGCAATGCAACCATACCCAACTGGATGAAACGAGAGGAGGATGAGTATGAAAAACTACTCCAGGATGTGAGAAAGATTAAACAAAGTTACATGCTGCGCCAGTCAAAACAAATTTCCACTAAACCAAATTCGCCCAATACTGCTCCTTCAGAAACAGCTTCAAGCGACGATGAGTGCATATTGATTGAAACAATTCCAGAAACAATTGAACTGATGGAAGAAATTGaagtaatagaaaaaataaaagatgagAGCAGGCTGATGCACAGGATTGAAGAGGGCAGTGCCCGAATGAAAACTGATGGATACAGTCAAACTGCAGAAAATTCGAGAGATTGTGgtgaaataattgaagaaattgatGAAGAATGGATTGAAATAAGTGGTTGTGTAAAAGCATACCGATCTTGA